The genomic segment AGTACCGGAACCAGCAACGGACCGTCCGCCGCGCATGGGAGGACGTGCGGGTGGGTGACGGGCTTGGCCCGCTGCTGAAGGGCCCGCTCACGCCCACCGCCGAGATCGCCTTCGAGTCCTACTTCGGCATCTACCTGGTCGGCAACAAGGTGGCCGCCAACCTCTACGACAAGCACCCGGCGCTCATGATCCCGAACGAGCAGGGGGTGCCCGAGCCGCCCCAGCGCGTGCACTGGGACAACCCCTTCACGCAGCACCTCCTCGGGCTCCCCGGGGCCTACGACCTCGGCCCCGAGCGGTGCGCCTGGCTCTGCCATCTCATGACCGACTGGATCGGCGACGACGGGCTCCTCACATCGATCGACGTGCGCTACCGTCGCTTCAACTTCATGGGCGATGCGACGTGGTGCCGGGGCAAGGTGACCGAGAAGCTCGAGCGCGACGGCCAGGCCTACGTGCGCTGCGCGCTCGAATGCGTCAACCAGCGCGACGAGGTGACCGCGACCGCGACCGCGGAGGCCGAGCTGCCGCGCCGGTGAGGCGCGGCGCGGGCGGCAGAGGCGAGGTCGCTCAGCCGCCGCGGGGCGTGAGCGGCGGCAGGCCGTAGAGCCCGGCAGCGTTCTGCCCGAGGATGCGTGCCCGCTCGGCGGCGTCGAGGCTCGCCGTCGCCTCGCGCAGCTCGTCGACCACGCCCGGCACCTTGGCGTCGGGATGCGGGTAGTCGCTAGCCCAGATGATGCGGTCGGCGCCGACGAGCGGGCTTCGCGCCGTGAAGGCGAGCGCGCTCTCGTCGGGGTCGAAGGAGATCCAGCACTGGCGGCGGAAGTACTCCGAGGGCTTCATGTGCAGCCACGGGACGTCCCAGCGGAAGACCTCGTAGTGGTGGTCGAGCCGCTCGAGCCAGGGGACGATCCAGCCGCCGTTGGCCTCGAGGAAGATGAGCCGGAGACTCGGGAAGCGCTCCAGCACTCCGCCGCAGACCATGACGGTGAGCGTCTCCATCATGTCGAAGGGGTTGGAGATGGCCTGGCTGAAGAAGATGTTCGCCATGTGACGGATCGGGCTGGCGGGGTCGCTGCGTGCCATCTCCACGCCCTCGGCCTTGAGCGCGTAGAAGCCGAGCGCGCGGCACGCGCCCGGCATGTCGGGCGCCAGGAAGGGATGCAGTCCGACGGGCAGGCCGAGCTCCTCGCAGGTCCGCCAGATCGGGTCGTAGACCGGGTCGTTGAACTTCTTGCCGTCGACGGAGGGGTTGGGGCGGAGGAAGACGCCCACCAGCCCCAGGTCCCGGGCGCGGCGGATGACACGCACGGCGCGCGCCACGTCCTGGTGCGGCACGACGCCGACGCCGAAGAGGCGCTCCGGTGCCGCGGCGCAGTACTCGGCGAGCCACTCGTTGTAGGCGTTTGCCTGTACCTCGGCGAAGTCGGCGTCCTCGAGCGCGGGAAGGCCGAGGAGGAGCGTCGGGTAGAGGACCGCCTGTTCGATGCCGTCCGCATCCATGTCCACGAGACGCGGGAGCGGCCGGAAGGCGCCGGCCCGGACTTCCGTGTACTTCATCTCGCCACGGCGCGCCCGCTCGCGGTCGGCGGCCGACATGCCGCCGACGCCGGCGAGTGCGAGTCCGTTCGCGGGCCGCTCCCCACCGTTGTAGCGGAGCCACTCGCTGCCGTCGGGACGCGTCACGATCTGCCAGATCCGGTCGCGGAACTTCGCAGGCGCGCGCTCGGCCATGCCGGTGGGCGGCTCGAGGACGTGGCCGTCGGCGTCGACGATGGGGGTGTGCTCCATGCGGCGGCGGCTAGCAGAGGCGTGCGCCGAGACGCAAGGGGGGGCGCGGCGCGGTGCCCTACCGTGCGAGAAGTGATTGCAGCTCGCTCTTCGCCCGGGCAAGCCGAGTGCGGATGACGGTCGCGAGCGAGCGCGCGATCCGCCGGTTGTGCTGGGCCGCCGTCGTCGCGTGGCGGACGCGCTTGAACGACCTTCGCGCCGCACGCAGCATCCTGGACTCCCGCCTGCGGTCGCCGGCTCCGGCGGCCTCGGTGGTCAGCTGGACACGCGAGGTCAAGTTCGCGATCGCGGTGTCGATTCGACGTCGGACGCCGGCGTCCACCTCGCTTGCCGGCGCCGTTCCGAGTGCGCCGTCGATGCCCTCGAGCCAGCAGGTGACGCTCCTCACCCCGGTGACTGCCGAATGGAGGCAGCCCCGCTGCGTGTCGCAGGTGTCATCCGTGCACGGCTCCTGATCGTCGCAGCGCAGTGAGATGGGCTGGTGCCGGCATGTGCCCCGCTCGCAGGTGTCCGCGGTGCACGCGTTTCCATCGACGCAGTCCCCATCGCCGACGCACTCCGGGGCGCCTACCGCCTGAGCCGCCGCCAGCGCGTCCAACCGACCGGCGCCCGAGCTGTCGTCCGGCCCCGCGGGGCCGATGTCCACGGCCGTCGTGCGGAGAGCGTCTTGGATTTCGGCCGGCGTGAGGGAGGGATTCTTGGAGAGGAGGAGCGCGGCCACTGCGGCGGAGTGCGGCGCGGCGGCCGACGTGCCGAAGAATTGGCAGGCCGGCGGACAACGGGGAAAGCCCCCGGCGTTCGAGATGCTGACGCCATCGAAGGCGACGATGTCGGGCTTGGGACGCGTCTCCGCTGCCGGGAAGAAGATTCGGGTCGGTCCCTCCGAGCTGTAGCTCTCGACGCTGTCGAGCCCCGGTTCGGAAACGTCGACGGCCCCGACCGCGACAGCTTCCCGGAGTGCCGGGTGTCCGACGACGCTCCCCTCCGTGGTGACGTACTGCTGAGCCGAAGCGCCCAGGC from the Deltaproteobacteria bacterium genome contains:
- a CDS encoding amidohydrolase — translated: MEHTPIVDADGHVLEPPTGMAERAPAKFRDRIWQIVTRPDGSEWLRYNGGERPANGLALAGVGGMSAADRERARRGEMKYTEVRAGAFRPLPRLVDMDADGIEQAVLYPTLLLGLPALEDADFAEVQANAYNEWLAEYCAAAPERLFGVGVVPHQDVARAVRVIRRARDLGLVGVFLRPNPSVDGKKFNDPVYDPIWRTCEELGLPVGLHPFLAPDMPGACRALGFYALKAEGVEMARSDPASPIRHMANIFFSQAISNPFDMMETLTVMVCGGVLERFPSLRLIFLEANGGWIVPWLERLDHHYEVFRWDVPWLHMKPSEYFRRQCWISFDPDESALAFTARSPLVGADRIIWASDYPHPDAKVPGVVDELREATASLDAAERARILGQNAAGLYGLPPLTPRGG